The genomic window AATTGCAATATGAAATAAACGAAGCTGAGAAAAAGAATTTTAGCGACCAAATAACGAAGTGGACTAATCAATTGAAATAAGTACAAGCGATTTCGAAGCAAATCTTCTTCAATAGAATTTTTGCCTAAAAAAAGCATCAGGAACATAGATGTCAACCAATAATACATGCACCAATGAGTACTTTGTAAGCTTCCGGAATATAAGTACAAAAGAAATACAATACTGATCACAAATAACAAAACGGAAGCAATAGATTGAAAATGTTTCCATTCATATTTCCACTCCTTGAGCAAGAGGGCTATGGTCTTTGAACGGGAATTCAATTTCCCCTTTTGGCTGTTGTCGAGCCGGTCCGACATTACTCGCTAAGGCTGATCACACCAAGAGATTTTCCTATTTTGATGAAAGCGCTAATGGCTTTGTCCAGATGTTCGCGTTCGTGGGCAGCAGACAGCTGTACACGTATTCTTGCTTTCCCTTGAGGTACTACAGGATAGAAAAATCCGATCACATAGATGCCTTCTTTCAAGAGTTCCGCAGCAAACTGTTGTGCCAATGCAGCTTCATACAACATGACAGGAACTATCGGATGCTCACCGGGGACGATTTTGAATCCCGCTTCTGTCATCTTTTGTCTGAAATACTTGGTATTCTCTTCCAGCCTGTCTCTCAATCTTGTTGAGGATCCTAGCAATTCCATGACTTTGATAGAAGCCCCCACTATGGATGGAGCGAGGGAATTTGAAAACAGATAAGGTCTCGACCTTTGCCTCAACAGCTCGACTATTTCTCTACGACCTGAAGTAAACCCGCCTGAAGCACCTCCCAAGGCCTTTCCTAAAGTTCCGGTGATAATGTCAATTCTACCGATAACGCCTTTCATCTCGTGACTGCCTCGTCCTGTTTTACCCAGAAAACCGCTGGCATGGCACTCATCAATCATCACCAATGCCTCATATCGGTCAGCCAGATCACAAATCTTGTCTAACTGTGCGATAGTGCCATCCATACTAAAAGCTCCATCTGTTACGATGATCTTACGTCTCGCCTGAGCGGCATCAGCCTCCTGAAGTTTTTGTTCAAGAGAGCCCATGTCATTGTGCGAATATCGATATCTCATCGCTTTGCATAACCGAACACCATCAATGATCGAGGCATGATTCAGTTCGTCTGAAATAATTGCATCCTGTTCGCCAAATAAGGGTTCAAAAACACCGCCATTGGCATCAAAGGCAGCTGCGTACAAAATGGTATCCTCAGTACCCAGAAACTCCGAAAGTTTGCTTTCCAATGTTTTGTGAATGTCCTGAGTCCCACAAATAAATCGTACAGACGACATCCCAAAACCATGTGTATCTATAGTTTCTTTTGCCGCCTTTACTACTTCAGGATGAGAGGACAAACCGAGATAGTTGTTGGCGCAAAAATTGAGGACTTTGCCACCTTCCACCGTGTCAATTTCGGCAGCTTGAGCCGAAGTGATCGTCCTCTCTCTTTTGAACAAGCCTTCAGATTTGATTTTGTCCAACTCAGCTTGAAGTTGCTTTTGAAAATCTCCGTACATATCACTGCATATTATCCGACAAAAGTATTCAATTCCTTATAACTATGATAGTTAAAAGCCAGCACATTACAAGCAACCGGATGCAGTATTCCATGGAAAAGGGCAATCAAGTGGGGTTTCCAGATCCTGACAGGATAAAAATGCCTGGTGATATTCGCAAATACCTGATGGCCAAATTGCGGATGAAAACAAAGCATTTTTGCCGCAATGATGAAGCCATTGTCTAATTACATGAATTAGTAAAAAGCACAAATTCCATTTGTCTTACTATGCTAAAAAAATATGGCTTGCTTAAGATATACCTTATGTGTCATTCTAGAAATAGCAGATGAAGCAATCAGAACTTAGTTCAGTCTTTAAAATTACCGGATCTCACCCAGTATGCAAAGTTCGAAATTAGTCAATGCCTTAAATCGAATATTATCCAAAAAAATGTCTAAATTATCTCGATAATATTTAAATATTCGCCATATGAACATCAAATCAACTTTAAAATGAACCTTTAACCAATTTATATGCATATAATTCACAGTTGAAATCCGAGCTCAAGTAGTTTCACAATATTAAGGTTTTCCCCAAATCCAATTTAAAGCTAGAGACCAATTATTGAGATTAAGGATAATCAATTTAATTATGTTGACTTCGCAGGTATGCTTCCTGGAAAGAATCACCCGAATTAGACTTTGAAATATTTTTTTAAATTAATGAGGATAACTTTTTGTAAATTTTGAATCGAATGAATAATAATTTGATTCAAAGTTCAAATCTTTATACTAATGCAATACGAATAAATTCAATATCAGGCCCTGCAAAATAGTCCTTAGAAAGATTTGCAAAAAAACTCGAGATTCAACAAAATGACCTTGATAAAAATGGGGCTAAGATAAGTTTGCCTTTACCTGAAAAGTATATATTCCAAAATGGTCCACTTATTTTTAGACTTTTGAAAGATTCATTTAATTTAATATATGATTTTAGTGGCATGTCAAGTCAGATGAAAATCACGAGTGTCATATTTGAAAATCAGGTAAATAGCATCCATTTTCTAGGAATCAGTCCACAATAACATGCTCTAAGCATTCGTTATAAAACTATTACATCCGATACAAGAGTAAAGTTCCTTCAAAGAGATAAACAATTCTATCCCAAAAACAATATCAATTTTATGAGAAATTTACTGCTAAAATGAATATAATCTACGCAAACATGAAATCTATACAAATAAGTTTATTTGCAATTGCTTTCCTTCTTTTCAGTTCTTTGGGATGCAATAAAAATAAGGACTGCATCATTGATGATCAGATACAAGGAGAATGGGTCTGGTTGAAATCAGTGGGTGGGATTGGTGGCTGGACATTAACACCTGAAAGTGAGAATATCACCAGAAAACTGATCATTACTGATAATATTTATAGAGAATACGTTAATGACTCCCTGGTTTATGAAAAAAAATTTGTGTCCGGAATTTCGAAAGACAAGCTCATTGACACAGACGTGAGAAAATATATCCAATTTGAATCCGGGGAAAAACTTGCCACAAAAATTAAAGATTCAGATCTTGAATTAATAGAACAATGCATAGATTGTTTCAAATATTACTATACAAAAAAGTAGAACTTTATTAACCGCCGCCCTAGTCCTTGCTATCAAAGCCAGAAGGTATATGATTGAAAATCGCGTTATCCAGCTTAGAAAAAATTACAGTCAAACAAATGAAAGCTATATCCAACTTTGCGAAATATGAAAATTTTTAATTCTCATTCATTTTACTATGTACACTAGCCTATTTCTCGTTCCATCTTAAATTTTCCAGATCGCGGATGACTTTTTGTTCTCCGATCAGTTCTTGAAGAATTTTATCGACCCAGTGCCTTTTGTTACTTGGAAAAAAATGATAGACCTCGCGGACGGTGATTTGATTATGGAGACGGATATGAACACTGATTTCATTATACCACATTGACCAAATCTCCATTGGGATTTTATCATTCTTCAATCTCAAGCAATTATCACAAATGCCACAGTCCTCCTTAGACTTCTCTCCAAAATAACTCAGCAAAAACCCTTGCCTACATGATTTCTCATCCAAAAAATTCAATACTGACTTGAATCTGGCTCGATACATCTTTCTTTTTTTGACAAACCATCCCATATCCAAATCTATGATATCCAAATGTGGTCTCTCCCTGAGAAAACGGATTTGAGGTAGATTTTTCAGAATCCTGTATCTGATCATTCCCTGCCGATCCAGCTGTTTCAATCTTTCCACGAGTTCGACGACCGAGCAATGAAGATATTTTGCTACCTGGAGCTCATAAATACTGACCGGCAGTGTAAAAACTCCCTCATAATTTCTCATCAAATATTCAAGGATTTTTGAATACAAAGGATCCATCTTATCTAATTCCTCCAACTCGGTTTTTGATGCTATAATTTGCAACTTCGAAGGAGAAAAAACCGAATCATTCAGCTCAATCCATCCGGATTGCTGTAAAATCTGCAGAATGTAAGTTAATTTTTCATGAGCTATCTGATACTTTGTTGCAAATCCGCTCGAGTCAAAATCAAAAGACTCTGCAGAATAATCACCATAAGAAAACTGAAGATCATTGCACAGTTTTGTAAATGTTGATTTCACTTGTTCAAAATCAGGAAACATTGCTTCGAACCGCAATTCAATTTTTCTTCTATCGTCCTGATCATACAGCATGACAGCGTATGACTTTTGTCCATCACGTCCCGCTCGACCAATCTCCTGATAATATTCTTCAAGACTAGGAGGTAAATCAAGGTGCACAACCATACGCACGTCAGGTTTGTCAATACCCATCCCAAAAGCATTTGTACTCACCATTGTGTAGCTACCTGCCAACCAGTGTTCTAGTTTCTCCTTTCTCTCCTGGGACAATAAACCCGCATGATAATAATCTGCACTTATACCCTCCATACGAAGTAAGTTCGATTGATTGACTACCTCTCGCCTGCTTCTCGCATAGACGATATTGGTGTTTCTAAACTTTCTTAAACTTGAGATCAGTCTAGATGGTTTTTGCTCATTCTCTTCAACTACTATTGAAATATTCTCTCTTCGAAAAGATTGTACGAACTCAAGTGGCTCTTTTAGCCGGAGGCTGTGAATAATATCGCGTCTTACATCTTCTGTAGCTGTGGCTGTCAAGGCCATAACAGGACAATTCAACCACTCTCTCAGTGATGCCAGTTTCCCATAGGAAGGCCTGAAATCATATCCCCACTGGGAGATACAGTGTGCTTCATCGATGGCTACAAAATGGATTGGTGCTTGTTTTAAAAAATTCTGGAAGACTCCGGACTCCAATCTTTCCGGTGACACATAGAGTAGT from Saprospiraceae bacterium includes these protein-coding regions:
- the kbl gene encoding glycine C-acetyltransferase; the protein is MYGDFQKQLQAELDKIKSEGLFKRERTITSAQAAEIDTVEGGKVLNFCANNYLGLSSHPEVVKAAKETIDTHGFGMSSVRFICGTQDIHKTLESKLSEFLGTEDTILYAAAFDANGGVFEPLFGEQDAIISDELNHASIIDGVRLCKAMRYRYSHNDMGSLEQKLQEADAAQARRKIIVTDGAFSMDGTIAQLDKICDLADRYEALVMIDECHASGFLGKTGRGSHEMKGVIGRIDIITGTLGKALGGASGGFTSGRREIVELLRQRSRPYLFSNSLAPSIVGASIKVMELLGSSTRLRDRLEENTKYFRQKMTEAGFKIVPGEHPIVPVMLYEAALAQQFAAELLKEGIYVIGFFYPVVPQGKARIRVQLSAAHEREHLDKAISAFIKIGKSLGVISLSE
- a CDS encoding RecQ family ATP-dependent DNA helicase → MVPDARKYLKQYWTYEAFRPFQEEIISAILAGKDVLALLPTGGGKSICYQVPALMKEGFCLVVSPLIALMQDQVSALKDKGIPAEFLHSGLSKADIQRIMDNAIYGSLKLLYVSPERLESGVFQNFLKQAPIHFVAIDEAHCISQWGYDFRPSYGKLASLREWLNCPVMALTATATEDVRRDIIHSLRLKEPLEFVQSFRRENISIVVEENEQKPSRLISSLRKFRNTNIVYARSRREVVNQSNLLRMEGISADYYHAGLLSQERKEKLEHWLAGSYTMVSTNAFGMGIDKPDVRMVVHLDLPPSLEEYYQEIGRAGRDGQKSYAVMLYDQDDRRKIELRFEAMFPDFEQVKSTFTKLCNDLQFSYGDYSAESFDFDSSGFATKYQIAHEKLTYILQILQQSGWIELNDSVFSPSKLQIIASKTELEELDKMDPLYSKILEYLMRNYEGVFTLPVSIYELQVAKYLHCSVVELVERLKQLDRQGMIRYRILKNLPQIRFLRERPHLDIIDLDMGWFVKKRKMYRARFKSVLNFLDEKSCRQGFLLSYFGEKSKEDCGICDNCLRLKNDKIPMEIWSMWYNEISVHIRLHNQITVREVYHFFPSNKRHWVDKILQELIGEQKVIRDLENLRWNEK